The genomic stretch gtgaagacgtttcatttgtattagcttgctagctaggttgaaataaagcaacgctagcttaacacagttaagcacatttttcaagGGGTTTGctctttcattgtctctcttgtctctaactttgttagtgTCTCCAGCTGGGCTTCTTTGCAAattgacttgtaagttaataattctatagacagacagttgtgtTATAtagctggttggcaccatgggcaaacacaaacaggagttCCCCTCCATGAAACAGaaagcggagctgttcaacatgAGTCCAACAGAGTCTAACAGAGTCCAACAGAGTCCAACAGAGTCCAACAGAATATAACAGAGTCTAAGAGAGTCTAACAGGAAAGGTTTGTTTGCTCTGCGTCTTTGTTCAACATGCTGCAGGTTTGTTGGCTCGTTGGATCATATTTGGCTGCAGATCATCAGATTAAAACTTCTGAAATGTCAGCTGGAGGAGCAGCTGTTGTTTTACAGCCTGAGTGAAAAACACGTCAGGTGACTGTATAAAGAGAATAAAGAGCAAGAGAGATGCAGCTCAGGCAGCTGTTCatctcatttgttttgtttttttttgataatttttgcatatttttttggtcgtcTCGcatcattttggtaatttttattcttttttttttttttttttgtatttttggttgttttgcatttttttgtggtgattttgtgtatttatttttttaaccattttgtctatttttgtcattttgtgtatttttttttagtaattttgtctttttctggtcatttcttccctttttttggtcattctgtgtatttttggggctaattttacatctttttatcCGTCTACTAGGTGAAAGTCCTGAGTGGAATTTAGTTCCTGTTCAGATTaattttttcatgacatttatgatgttttctctctcctgATCCGACGCTCCAGATGGCGAAGGCAGACCAGCGTTTCGGGCAGCGGGACGGCTCCGACCAGAACTTTGACTACATGTTCAAGCTGCTGATCATCGGGAACAGCAGCGTGGGGAAAACCTCCTTCCTGTTCCGCTACGCCGACGACTCCTTCAGCAACTCCTTCGTCAGCACCGTCGGCATCGACTTCAAGGTGAAGACGGTTTATCGCAACGACAAGAGGATCAAGCTGCAGATCTGGGTGAGTTCTCTcctctaaaccagtagttctcaacctttttgagtcgcgacccccaatttaacatgcatgttgtccatgacccccgctcactgaacacaatctcacacgcacagttcagatcacccaaaaaagaaacaaaatgacctaaaaagacacgaatggaccagaaaatgatcaaaaaagacacaaattgagcaaaaaagaaacaaaatgaccaaagaaaagacccaaattgaccaaaaaagacacaaaatgacaaaaaaaagacacaaattgaccacaaaatgattaaaaaaagacacaaaattacctaaaaagacacaaaatgaccaaaaaaaaagacacaaaatgaccaaaaaagacacaaaatgaccaaaaaaacccacaatgaccaaaaaaagacattaatttaccaaaaagactaaaacacatgaacactttaacacagagctgacttccaaaatgatttgccgacccccagaaatcatctcgcgaccccaattggggtcccgaccccaaggttgagaatagctgctctaaaccACAGATCAAACCTCATTAAACCTCCAGGAggaagtacatttacatttagtcatttagtcatttagtcatttagtcatttagcttttatccaaagcgacttacaggaagaataaaagcaaacaatcaaggtaaagtgcaataagagctattaattattattataaatactcTGAGAACATCAAGTTCACCTGAAAGTAGGTCTGGTTGCTGGGAAATAAAATGGTCCTTTTGCTCCATAAAATATGTTGCTATCACTGTAACACAAcaatatgtaatataatataatataatataatataacgtaatataatataatgtaatatgatataatataatataatataatgtaatgtaatgtaatgtattataaagtaatataatgtaatatgatATGatgtaatatgatataatatagtataacgtaatataatatgatatagtataatataatttaatgcaataaaatataatacagtatagtataatataacataatataatgtaatgttatgtattataatgtaatatgatctaatataatataatatactagaaaatttcctctgggggaaattttgaaagggccacgggggctactgccggtgtgtgtacactatgatgagattcttcagagatttcaaacaattaatactagtaatgttataatactatataatatacaaggagcacacctacaacaaacattcctcttcaagtatttattgatacagcaacctatgacctttaacctcaaaatgtgtgtgtgtttgtgtgaaacatttgtatctggaggagtgtgcgcgcttacgcgcgcatgtgtgtgtgtgtgtgtgtgtgtgtgtgcgtgcgtgtatctttaactgttattacattaaatgaccagtgtgtgtgtgtgtgtgcgtgtatctgtaactgtaatcacatcaaaacatcaaagcgttgggtcgaccaatcagagcagagcaatcaatggaattaacagctgtggaatcttctggcagagtgaaagcagccagaggtggacagagtgaaatttctggcctcgaacagaaagcatttttggcaaaaccataatacctatcattgatccgacttcactttgagcgtcctgagttcttcctgaacctctacatatgttttttttttaagaaaaattaaaaaatagctttgttagagcgatctaaaagaacagttaaatctcactttttccgaaatcttcctgcgtttttaatatgggacccaatgaggctgttggtggttttggtggcgcatctttgcgtcgtacgcccaaattataactctgacagctttaccagaggattgtgagtgagaagacaaattttcctacatttcaatgtataaattatttctgtagagtggaatttgcggcctggagcgcagttttcaaatttattttttgacagttttacctctccctctacactctgagcgatgacatcacacactctgacacgaacattccgtgcaatacacacccattataatctcagaatttctccaaaaatgatcatggtcattgaacagggattgataaaaaactatatgacctatcgaaatgcaaattaatacaccaatacattAGACTTGTGTcgactgtttaaagtttaaatggagtctctaggtgaaattatgccggagaagtagatgtctgaaaatcttcaattaatgttcttttttgctcattttctttcggccgtcccattcatttcaatgcaaaattttgggcagtttttcgcgacttacgtcacGAAAAATTTGtcacgaaaaattcgtattccatagagaaaagtaatagcacaccgatcccgatcaaaccgcacattttgatatataatttgtagcgggacgaaattgcgtccgcaagaggaagaagaagaaatccacagtataacagtagtgcagcactggtccctacagatattgctgtatgggaccagtgctcggtgcgattgccccgaggccctaaatataatgtattataatataatataataaaagatagtataatataatataatgtaatataatatgatatagtataatataatataatgtattataatataatataagatagtataatataatataatgtaatataatattatatagtgtaatataatatagtataatacGTATAatgttgtaatgtaatgtaatataatgaaatgtaatataacataacataacaaataacataacagaaaaatcacattaaataatataatatagtataacaTATAGTTACATATGATAATGTAATATAACATACATTAACATAGGATaacataatgaaatataatataacatacagTTACATATGATAAtgtaatatagtataatataatataacatagaGTTctataagaataataataataataataataataataataatatataatataatttcataTAACATACagttctataataataataataataataataataataataataataatatataatataatttcataTAACATACagttctataataataataataataataataataatatataatataatttcataTAACATACagttctataataataataataataataataataatataatgtaatataacatacagttctataataataataataataataataatatataatataatgtcatATAACATACagttctataataataataataataataataatatatgatataatgtaaagtgttgCGGTCGTCAGCTCGGAGCTGCTGGAGGATAAAAAGAGACTTCTGCTGCTTCTATCATCGGTGGCGATGTTGTTGCCATGGCAGCAGCTCTTCACGCTCACTCACTCTCtcgccgacacacacacacacacacacacacacacacacacacactaacagtgTTGTCTTCGGTGGCAATTAAAGGGACCTCTCGGGGCGAAGAGGTTGAGACCCGGCAGGGGAgctgcagggtgtgtgtgtgtgtgtgtgtgtgtgtgtgtgtgtgtgtgtgtgaggcagtaAGTAGAGCTAATCACAGCCGATTGATTCAATGTGAAGCACTgtgatgagtaaaaaaaaaacgacaaacaTGCAtaaacaaccacacacaaacaattatgcGATATTTGTGTCGGTGGAAATGAATTCTGATTTGAACAGCAAAGGCTCATGGGAGATGTAGTTGTTGGATGttaaccaaaaacacaaaacatttgttttatgtCTTGTATTGTAATATTGAACTCTTGATGTGactgtttgtggtttttgtcATTTGATTGACTACAAATCATCATGTTGTAGTTTATTCTGCAtcgttttgatgcatttattgacattaaaaaacagaaaaatcaggTATTTTTGGATTAAAATTGATGTATTAGTGCTGTGACGTATTTAAACTGTTGGTTTAACACCTGGCAAAGCTTCAATTCAGACgttttacacatcagcatcatgttgtagttatttctgcatcctttagatccatttattcacattaaatcacagaaaaatctgtttattttgagtTTCTACTGCTGTTTTAGCGATGTAACATAGTTTTACTGTCTTGTTATTGTCGGCATGTTATTGTTTAATTCgatctaaaataaaaatcataacaTTCACTCTTTTAGCAGCAGAAAGCTAATGCTTCTTTTCGTAATTTCGATTGACTACAAATCTACAAACTTAACCACAAAGTTTTGTATATTTGCACCAAACTACTGATAATGTATATttgctgtaaaaagaaaatctcTCAAATCTAATCTAGCTATCAATTggccgctaatgttagcatgctatagTTCGgccggctaacgttaacatgctatcgatcggctgCTACCattaacatgctatcgatcggccgctaacttaagcatgctatcgatcggccgctaacttAAGCATGCTATCGAACGGCCGCTAACTTAAGCATGCTATCGAACGGCCACTAACTTAAGCATGCTATCGAACGGCCGCTAACTtaagcatgctatcgatcggccactaactttagcatgctatcgatcggccactAACTTTAGCATGATATCGATTGGCTGCTAACTTCATGCTATCGATTGTTACaatgttataacgtgaaattatcataatcttgaaataacgtgataatatccagcatgtccagacgtgtgcgtcacttttaagtgtcctctggaaacacttctgttgtgttgttatCTTTGCAGTATTTTCTAATGCtgttcttgtgttgtcaaattgattatctttttttaatttgcttgtgttttgtgtctttgcatgtgttttcttctttctgcagcgctgtgagctctcagggacaCCGTAGAATTTTAATATTTAGCGAAATAAGAAATACATCAATGCTTCGACAAACCAAGACAAGCAAAAAGTctccaaaaaaaatctatatttgagCCGCCCAACTGAGCAGGAAATGACCTGATCGGAAACATTCACTGGGCGTAAAATCCAGTAGTTTCTCGTGGTGATGTTGACCAATCAGGGAAGCGTTTCTCCCAGTTTGTCGCTGAAGAACTGGACCGGTTTGAACCGGTTTCTGAGCGCCGAGGCCGTCCACAGACTTCTGTCCACTCGGTGACGTCTTCTCAGTGGGaatcaaacacacatttctatcTGCTTTTAACTCGACTGAGAGAAATCAGTCACTGCCAGAAGCTCTGCTTATCACGCTCTATGATTAATGtggccgcacacacacacacacacacacacacacacacacacacacacagactgcacaTCAAATCTGAATTAATTAAATGCAAACGAGGACTCTGCtgtggaggaaagaaagagaaaagcagaGATTGGTGAGCGGAGCAGAGGAAGCGAAGCACAAAGAGGCTAAATTTAGCAGGAAGACTGCAGCAGAGCAGCTGAACGCTGTGAGGAGGAGACGAGGCCGCTCACAGACttgttgttgtcgttgttgtttttgttgtttgtggaCGGGcgtgaaagtcacattgaggcTCGGCCGGTTCGTTGCAGTGGATCGATCGGAGCCTCAGATTAAACGTTCAGAGTCTGAGAGGAGATGAAACCGTGTCTccctcatgtttattttgtctttaagtGTTTGAAACCACCTGATAATCTGAACAATCTACTGCAGAAACATTAGCATGATAGCTCCTCTCCTCCAGTGGGAACAAGAAgaaacattcattttattttaaccctcaGAAATCtctgaaaaagtatgttttctttcaaaataaaatcaccaaaaatccaccgtttatcgtagaaagaaacagGCGTTATCGTCGGAGTTtcaactttccgacggtccttgaatcaATCATCTTTTATGAAAGTttccgttataaaaagtgaccaaaacttgtgttaaggagaggctggaaacatgacaatactgagaatatgtggagaaaactggtttgTAGGCACTTgggaaagtgtttatatataaaatccgttttattcaaatttttgaaATTCAACATATACTTCAGtacatacaatatgtggagaaaaccttttttgtaattttacatatttttgggggtaattttgtgccttttttggtaattgtctgggttttttgtatcattttatgttgttttttgctaattttgtgccttttttttttactcgttttatgttgttatttggtcattttgtgtcttttactggcaattttatgtatttttttagtcatttgtataatttttGGTGATGTTCCatctttatttttggtcattctgtgcatctgttgttttttttgttttttttacaataatcgtgacacttggaaaagtgttaaattcggtttcattcacattttttaaaataattcatcagAGAAATGCAACctgttttttctgatttctgtcattgtatctgtgttattctgcacaaagactgtttgagttgttcccacttctagacATAGTTGTGCTGATtctacagagctgcaggacttatagatttatatagattttatatctTGCAGAGGAAAATGTAGAAACTCCCTGAAAGCTGCTTGTTGAGGTTCGGAGGTTTAAAATCTGCATCTGATGATCATAAAGATGATAAATAAACCTGAAAACCTGAGAGCAGCTGACAGGTGAGAGCTGCAAGTGTAGATTAACATCATCAACACGTCGCTTCTGAGagaacagctgtgtgtgtgtgtgtgtgtgtgtgtgtgtgtgtgtgtgtgtgtgtcgtttagcatctttttgtcttcatttaaagcaggggtctcaaactcaaattacctggcagccgctggaggcagtatcaaaatgacaaaaaaaaagacacaaaatgacaaaaaaaaactaaatgactttaaaaagacacaaaaggaccaacaaaatacacaggatgaccaaaaaagacataaaattatttaaaaaaagacaaaaaatgacccaaaaaagatacaaaatgacagaaaaaaaacaaattacttaaaaaataaacaaaatgcccaaaaaagacacagaattatttaaaaaagacacaaaatgaccaaaaaaggcacaaaattactaaagaaagaaacaaaattactaaaaagacacaaaattaccaaaaaagtcacagaattaacaaaaaagacacaaaattataaaaaaaaaagacacaaaatgacccaaaaaagacacaaaatgaccaaaaaagacacacactttttaaagtggtttatacaggcaggatgtgtgtgtgtgtgtgtgtgtctgtttatatATTCCTTCATGTTTGAGtgacacttttttatttattttttttgtttttggttctgTGAAGAAAATCGATGCTTTTAAAACATGGAGGACTTCAGACCGTCTCCATGGAAACAGCAAATTGGACAATTAGCCAAATCAAACAGTCTGGTTTCTAAAGCCAGAATATCTCAGATAATATCCAGACACACAGAGTCCAACAGGCAGAAACAGGAACATTTACTGAGTCTGTGCTTATGTTCAGTTTGGAGCTTTATACATTAAATCacaaaacagaatattaaatagttaaaatcaGCCCCATCTTGATgcattaatagtaataataatccaataatatatttaacattctgcataacgagtacttttactgttgatACTTGATACGAATTTTGAGgtgctttttatttctattttatgtatctttattatattgatttaacataaaaacatgataaatttacacatttttatagattagaaacacaaaacagaacatTAAAAATAGTAACTATATAATAAAATGCtgtgtacataaatgcatccatAATAATAACCCAGTAATATAGTtataatatatgaaacaatctgcatatcgagtacttttacttttgatactttaaatacattttgacacttttactttagtaagttttgaatgcagtacttttactgtagtggagtaattccacagtgtggtattagtacttttactgcagtaaagtaatctgaatGATTCATGAATCATGATTTTTCCTgttttgctaacattagcatgctatgatcggccgctaacgttagcacgataTTAATCGGCCACttacgttagcatgctatggataggccgctaacgttagcatgctatcgatcgatagctaacgttagcatgctatagataggccgctaatgttagcatgcatTAATAATCTTCCAGCTTTTATACGTTTTTAATGTTCATCACGTCTGTTAAAGCTCAAAATAAaccaaccagtggtggaatgtcacTGAGTATACGTACTCAAgtatattttgagatactttacttgagtatttccattttatgtcactttatacttcctCTACACTACATCTCAGATGTAAATATTGTACGtttgactccactacatttatatCCGACAGCTTTCAGATTGagatttatcataaaaacatgCTATTGTAGATGTTTGTTGCTCTGATGTCAGAGTTTAATGCAGATCGTGTCGTTAACTTACAGCCTAAAAGGTTAAATGAGCTTttgcataatgttttttttataaaaatgagaaaaacgcATCAGTTCCAGCAGGAGAATCTGAGGTTTTATACTTcagttattatatattgtagtaAAAACAGACAACTACACAAACTAGTTTTCCCATCAAGTTATATTGGTTATAATttgtttataattataatttagttAGTAGTCTTTAGCAGTGTTgggggaagtattcagatctcttacttaagtaaaagtactaataccacactgtgaaattactccactacagtaaaagtcctgcattcaaaacttactcaagtaaaagtacaaaagtatcagcatcaaaatgtacttaaagtatcagaagtaaaagtactcgttatgcagaatggacccactcagattgttttatatattctaaatatattattacattatttgtaatgtgccttttatgtaaccagtgttttaatttagtaaagacaggactcattgtatctacttaaaatactgttatgaggtttaattaaaaatatgtctaatcactttaaattgatcttatattttatgttatatctcaacctgtaaagtaactaaagctgtcagttaaatgtagtggagtaaaaagtacaatatttacctcaaaatgtagtggagtataagtataaagttacataaaataaaaatactcaagtaaagtacaaatacctcaaaattgcagaGGTGgacaaagtattcagatctcttacttaagtaaaagtactaataccacactgtgaaattactccactacaagtaaaagtcctgcattcaaaatgtacttaagtgaaagtacaaaagtatcagcatcaaaatgtacttaaagtatcaaaagtaaaagtacttgttatgcagaatggagccacttagattgttttatatattccaaatatcatattatattattattattgatgcatttatgtatacagcgttttaattttctcaaggtagggctcatattgactatttaatattctgttatgaggtttatttcaaaaagtgtctaatcacctaaatttattgtgtttttttatgttaaacctcgagtgcaaagtaactaaagctgtcagctaaatgtagtggagtaaaaagtacaatatttgcctcaaaatgtagtgaagtagaagtataaagtgacataaaatggaaatactcaagtaaagaacaagtacctcaatattgtacttaagtacagtacttgagtaaaagtacttagttacattccaccactggtgtttAGGGCTCCACTAGGTTGGAAACTAacatgtgactgtgtgtttgtgtccaggaCACGGCGGGGCAGGAGCGCTACCGCACCATCACCACGGCGTACTACCGCGGCGCCATGGGCTTCATCCTCATGTATGACATCACCAACGAGGAGTCCTTCAACGCCGTCCAGGACTGGTACGACTCCGGGAGACTCTTCACGCTGCTTCTGCTTTCTGTTTCAGGCTCAAACTGTAAAAGGGTCAACCACTTCCTATtcagcagtggtggttctacacaggggcctccaggggccactgcccctgtgaagaagcccttggcccctgctgtggcccctgtgtcaaattaatgataaaatgatcaatttataacgatgaacgacagaacaattctcacctattttttgttcaaacaatatctcactATACagaaaaggaacccagaatgtgtatattgtataatagtttaattgtgcaataaaagcttttgtatataggaaaaaaaaaagatcattctcactgtactgcactttcaaaaaaaaaaaaaaaagtaattttgcacaaaaatgacaaatttcatTGTCTTACgaaaatatttgttattgttggtaagtctcattgtttcaatcggTGCATTtgtgtcttccaaatatatttaaatgaaatttttaaataagctaaaataaaggatttgaatttattttagaATCGGTGGTTATGGGCGGATGGAGTGGATgtttagcagtggtggaaagtaactaagtacttttactcaagtactgtacttaagtacaatattgaggtacttgtactttacttgagtatttccattttatgtcactttatacttctacttcactacattttgaggtaaatattgtactttttactccactacatttagctgacagctttagttactttacaggttgagatataacataaaacataagatcaatttaaagtgattagacatatttttaattaaacctcataacagtattttaagtagatacaatgagtcctgtctttactaaattaaaacactggttacataaaaggcacattacaaataatgtaataatatatttagaatattagatattcactttatacttctacttcactacattttgaggcaaatattgtactttttactccactacatttagctgacagctttagttacttttcactcgaggtttaacataaaaaacacaataaatttaggtgattagacactttttgaaataaacctcataacagaatattaaatagtcaatatgagccctaccttgagaaaattaaaacgctgtatacataaatgcatcaataataataatataatatgatatttggaatatataaaacaatctgagcggctccattctgcataacaagtacttttacttttgatactttaagtacattttgatgctgatacttttgt from Centropristis striata isolate RG_2023a ecotype Rhode Island chromosome 9, C.striata_1.0, whole genome shotgun sequence encodes the following:
- the rab3b gene encoding ras-related protein Rab-3B, giving the protein MAKADQRFGQRDGSDQNFDYMFKLLIIGNSSVGKTSFLFRYADDSFSNSFVSTVGIDFKVKTVYRNDKRIKLQIWDTAGQERYRTITTAYYRGAMGFILMYDITNEESFNAVQDWATQIKTYSWDNAQVIMVGNKCDMDEERIVPPEKGKHLADQLGFEYYEASAKENINVRQVFERLVDIICVKMSERVDVEVPAAPGTKTTRLTDKPAQLPQKCC